The proteins below are encoded in one region of Flavobacterium nackdongense:
- a CDS encoding type II toxin-antitoxin system RelE/ParE family toxin, giving the protein MVRRLIWSVEARNSRKSIFDYWNNRNKSKAYSRKLNLLFNTNLKIVLQLPEFGKPTFREDSKFIIVSHFEIIYKITPNEIVVLDIWDTRQNPQDFPIK; this is encoded by the coding sequence ATGGTTAGAAGATTAATTTGGTCTGTTGAAGCAAGGAATTCAAGAAAAAGTATTTTTGATTACTGGAATAATCGAAATAAATCCAAGGCTTACAGCCGAAAACTTAATTTACTTTTTAATACCAATTTAAAAATTGTTCTACAACTTCCTGAATTTGGAAAACCTACTTTTAGAGAAGATTCAAAATTTATAATTGTAAGCCATTTTGAAATTATTTACAAAATAACTCCAAATGAAATTGTTGTCCTAGACATCTGGGATACTAGACAAAACCCCCAAGACTTTCCAATAAAATAA
- a CDS encoding type II toxin-antitoxin system RelE/ParE family toxin: MKIKLTEKFKYQLGDIVIFISKDKPLAARKFKNDLIIKIKNDVVNPFHFKKSIYFKDELYRDYVFKGYTTILKVDVKQEIVYVIGIVKHRNSL; this comes from the coding sequence ATGAAGATTAAACTAACGGAAAAATTTAAATATCAATTAGGAGATATTGTCATTTTTATTTCTAAAGACAAACCACTAGCGGCAAGGAAGTTTAAAAATGATTTGATCATAAAAATAAAAAATGATGTAGTAAATCCATTTCATTTCAAAAAATCTATTTATTTTAAAGACGAATTATATCGAGATTATGTTTTTAAAGGATATACAACAATTCTTAAAGTTGATGTGAAACAAGAAATAGTTTATGTTATCGGTATCGTGAAACACAGAAACTCCTTATAA
- a CDS encoding glycosyltransferase family 2 protein, with protein MMYDIAILLINYNSSEHSINCIRSIVEKTAIEIRYQIIITDNCSETEDYLKLKAFCESLNSDTIELHRSKINTGFGGGNMFGVQFSNANYLAFLNNDTLLKNDCLSILKNALESNSNIGIAGAQAYKENGDFMISLDHFASPTKEILGRNFLEILNSKKFPKRKKHYTNPIQVNFVPGSFMFIRATDFYEVGGFDTTIFLYYEETDLCLRLAQKSKFAYLIPEAEFVHFHGVSTGKSLAIKKELKISLLYIMRKHYGYFGYKAVQLFLTIKYFFSSLFKPKNWSLFLLVLTGAPLSKSLKNKQIIKI; from the coding sequence ATGATGTATGACATTGCAATACTATTAATCAATTACAATTCGAGCGAACATAGCATCAATTGTATTCGTTCTATTGTAGAGAAGACAGCTATTGAAATTCGCTATCAAATAATTATTACAGATAATTGTTCTGAAACTGAGGATTACTTGAAACTAAAAGCTTTTTGCGAAAGTCTTAATTCAGATACTATTGAACTGCACCGAAGTAAAATAAATACTGGATTTGGAGGTGGAAATATGTTTGGAGTTCAATTCTCAAATGCTAATTATTTGGCTTTTCTAAACAACGACACCTTACTCAAAAATGATTGTTTATCGATTCTCAAAAATGCTTTAGAGTCGAATTCAAATATAGGAATTGCTGGTGCTCAAGCTTATAAAGAAAATGGTGACTTTATGATATCATTAGATCATTTCGCTTCACCCACCAAAGAAATTTTGGGCAGAAATTTTTTAGAAATACTAAATTCTAAAAAATTTCCAAAAAGAAAAAAACACTATACAAATCCGATTCAAGTCAACTTTGTTCCGGGTAGTTTTATGTTTATTCGAGCTACCGATTTCTATGAAGTTGGTGGTTTTGACACTACTATTTTTCTATATTATGAAGAAACGGATTTATGCCTTCGATTGGCCCAAAAATCAAAATTTGCCTACCTCATTCCCGAAGCTGAATTTGTTCATTTTCACGGAGTGAGTACAGGTAAATCATTGGCTATCAAAAAAGAATTAAAAATTTCGTTACTTTATATCATGCGCAAGCACTACGGCTATTTTGGATATAAAGCAGTGCAACTTTTTTTAACTATAAAATATTTCTTTAGTAGCCTATTCAAACCTAAGAACTGGTCATTATTTTTACTGGTTTTGACAGGAGCCCCCTTGTCAAAATCATTAAAAAACAAACAAATTATTAAAATATAA
- a CDS encoding lipopolysaccharide kinase InaA family protein, translating into MKYIFNPNCTNHEREIIEIINNFNANGILFGDGQRNKIKLFELKGKTINIKSFKIPHLINKIAYKYFRKSKARRSFEYATTLLEKGIGTPQPIAYFENYDFIGLKDSYYVSEHLQCDLTYRELVEIPDFPDHETILRQFTQFSFDLHEKGIEFLDHSPGNTLIKKNAEGNYDFFLVDLNRMNFHNSMDFDSRMKNLSHLTPKKEMIAVMSNEYSKLYTTQSEAEIFEKMWFYTNDFQERFARKRRLKKKLKFWKS; encoded by the coding sequence ATGAAATATATATTTAATCCCAATTGTACCAACCACGAACGTGAAATAATTGAGATAATTAACAATTTCAATGCAAATGGAATTCTTTTTGGCGACGGCCAACGAAATAAAATCAAATTATTTGAATTAAAAGGCAAAACCATCAACATTAAATCCTTCAAAATTCCGCATTTGATCAATAAAATTGCCTATAAATATTTCAGAAAATCCAAAGCAAGACGCTCTTTTGAATATGCTACCACTTTGTTGGAAAAAGGAATTGGAACGCCACAACCCATAGCATATTTTGAAAATTACGATTTCATCGGACTCAAGGATAGCTATTATGTGAGCGAACATCTTCAGTGCGATTTGACATATAGGGAATTAGTCGAAATTCCTGATTTTCCAGATCACGAGACTATTTTGAGACAATTTACCCAATTTTCTTTCGATTTACACGAAAAAGGAATCGAGTTTTTAGACCATTCGCCGGGAAACACTTTGATTAAAAAAAACGCCGAAGGAAACTACGATTTCTTCTTGGTCGATTTGAATCGAATGAATTTTCACAATAGTATGGATTTCGATTCCAGAATGAAAAACCTTAGTCATTTGACTCCCAAAAAGGAGATGATTGCGGTGATGAGCAACGAATATTCCAAATTATATACCACTCAGAGTGAAGCCGAAATTTTCGAAAAAATGTGGTTTTACACCAACGATTTTCAAGAGCGATTCGCTAGAAAAAGACGTTTGAAAAAGAAATTAAAATTCTGGAAATCTTAA
- a CDS encoding 2,3,4,5-tetrahydropyridine-2,6-dicarboxylate N-succinyltransferase, with translation MNELQSLIEQAWENRALLQETKTTDAIRAVIELLDSGKLRVAEPVGEGWQVNEWVKKAVVLYFPIQKMETLEGGIFEYNDKMLLKRDYAEKGVRVVPGASARYGAFLASGVIMMPSYVNIGAYVDSGTMVDTWATVGSCAQIGKDVHLSGGVGIGGVLEPLQAAPVIIEDGAFIGSRCIIVEGVHVGKEAVLGANVCLTASTKIIDVTGETPVERKGFVPARSVVIPGSYTKKFAAGDYQVPCALIIGTRKPSTDLKTSLNNALREYDVAV, from the coding sequence ATGAACGAATTACAATCCCTTATAGAACAAGCTTGGGAAAACCGTGCTTTGTTGCAAGAAACAAAAACTACCGATGCCATTAGAGCGGTAATCGAATTATTAGATTCCGGAAAATTGCGTGTTGCCGAACCAGTTGGCGAAGGTTGGCAAGTTAACGAATGGGTAAAGAAAGCAGTAGTTTTGTATTTCCCAATCCAAAAAATGGAAACTTTAGAAGGTGGAATCTTCGAATACAACGACAAAATGTTGCTCAAAAGAGATTATGCCGAAAAAGGAGTACGTGTGGTTCCTGGAGCCTCTGCCCGATATGGTGCTTTTCTGGCTAGTGGCGTAATTATGATGCCAAGTTATGTCAACATTGGTGCTTATGTAGATTCTGGAACAATGGTCGATACTTGGGCAACTGTTGGAAGCTGTGCTCAAATTGGCAAGGATGTTCACCTTTCTGGCGGTGTAGGAATTGGTGGCGTTTTGGAACCATTACAAGCTGCTCCAGTAATTATAGAAGATGGTGCATTCATAGGTTCTCGTTGTATTATTGTCGAAGGCGTTCACGTTGGCAAAGAAGCTGTTCTTGGAGCGAATGTATGCTTGACTGCTTCCACAAAAATTATTGATGTAACTGGAGAAACTCCTGTTGAAAGAAAAGGATTTGTTCCTGCTCGTTCGGTTGTAATTCCAGGAAGTTATACTAAAAAGTTTGCCGCTGGAGATTACCAAGTGCCTTGCGCCTTGATTATCGGTACTCGTAAACCATCCACAGATTTGAAAACATCATTGAATAATGCGTTGCGCGAATATGATGTAGCAGTATAA
- a CDS encoding glycosyltransferase family 9 protein → MKILVIQQKMIGDVLVSSIICNNLRKAYPDAQIDYLVYESTVPVLEGNPNIDNVLLFQDRHRNSKKEFMNLALEIRANKYDVLIDAYSKLESWLIVLWSGAKRKISYKKPGRTFLYTDNVPFAEFPKTNLGLAIERRLSLLEPFNLKIEVDAFPKLFVTDKEDQEAIALFEYHQLKKDRKTVMISLLGSEKLKTYPLEYMAKVVDCIADNQEVNILFNYFPKQIKEAKIVFDACKPSTQEKIYFDLLGNDLRSFIAIMNHCDLIIGNDGGAINMAKALNKPSFIIFSPWIEKKIWATLEDGVHHISVHLNDFKPALLSAKTEKELKKEALTLYEEFEPELFKDKIELFLEENL, encoded by the coding sequence ATGAAAATACTAGTTATACAACAAAAAATGATTGGCGATGTGCTGGTAAGTAGCATCATTTGCAATAATTTACGCAAAGCCTATCCCGATGCCCAAATCGATTATTTGGTTTACGAATCGACTGTGCCAGTTCTTGAAGGTAATCCCAATATTGATAATGTACTACTTTTTCAGGACAGACATCGCAACAGTAAAAAAGAATTTATGAATTTGGCACTCGAAATTCGCGCTAATAAATACGATGTATTGATTGATGCTTATTCTAAATTAGAAAGTTGGCTCATTGTTTTATGGAGCGGAGCCAAAAGAAAAATCTCCTACAAAAAGCCGGGACGTACTTTTCTTTATACCGACAATGTTCCCTTTGCCGAATTCCCAAAAACCAATTTGGGATTGGCCATCGAAAGACGACTTTCGTTATTGGAACCATTTAATTTGAAAATTGAAGTGGATGCTTTTCCAAAATTATTTGTTACCGATAAAGAAGATCAAGAAGCTATTGCCCTTTTCGAATACCATCAACTTAAAAAAGATCGAAAAACAGTAATGATTAGCCTTTTGGGAAGCGAAAAACTAAAAACCTATCCATTGGAATATATGGCAAAAGTGGTCGATTGCATTGCCGATAATCAAGAAGTAAATATTCTTTTCAATTATTTCCCTAAGCAAATCAAGGAGGCCAAAATTGTTTTTGATGCTTGTAAACCTTCCACTCAAGAAAAAATATATTTCGATTTATTGGGCAATGATTTGCGTTCCTTTATCGCCATAATGAACCATTGCGATTTGATAATCGGCAACGATGGCGGCGCCATTAATATGGCAAAAGCGTTAAATAAACCTTCATTTATAATTTTTTCGCCTTGGATTGAAAAGAAAATTTGGGCGACTTTAGAAGACGGTGTGCATCATATTTCGGTGCATTTGAATGATTTCAAACCAGCATTATTAAGTGCTAAAACAGAAAAAGAACTCAAAAAAGAGGCGCTGACTTTGTATGAAGAATTCGAACCCGAATTGTTCAAGGATAAAATCGAATTGTTTTTGGAAGAGAATCTTTAG
- a CDS encoding L-threonylcarbamoyladenylate synthase, which produces MDINQEIHNAYEVIKQGGIILYPTDTVWGIGCDATNAEAVAKIYKLKQRAETQSMICLMNGEKMMYNVFKDIPEVAWQIIDLSEKPTTLILDNPRNVAANLIAPDNTLGIRIVKEPFCFKLMERMKKPLVSTSANISGQPTPIAFKDISPEIIKGVDYVVNLHREKIAGKPSSIIKLTRDSQVKVIRK; this is translated from the coding sequence ATGGACATCAATCAAGAAATCCACAATGCGTACGAAGTGATAAAACAAGGAGGAATTATTCTTTATCCTACGGACACCGTTTGGGGAATTGGCTGCGATGCTACAAATGCTGAAGCGGTTGCCAAAATTTACAAACTCAAACAGCGAGCCGAAACCCAATCGATGATTTGCTTAATGAATGGCGAGAAAATGATGTACAACGTTTTCAAGGACATTCCAGAAGTCGCTTGGCAAATTATAGATTTATCAGAGAAGCCCACAACCCTAATTCTAGACAACCCTAGAAATGTAGCCGCCAATTTGATTGCTCCCGATAATACACTAGGCATCCGAATCGTCAAAGAGCCTTTCTGCTTCAAATTGATGGAACGAATGAAAAAACCTTTGGTTTCGACCTCGGCAAATATCTCGGGACAGCCCACTCCTATTGCTTTCAAAGACATTAGCCCAGAAATTATAAAAGGCGTCGATTATGTTGTAAATTTGCATCGCGAAAAAATTGCCGGAAAACCCTCTTCAATCATAAAATTGACAAGAGATTCGCAGGTAAAAGTGATACGAAAATAG
- a CDS encoding glycosyltransferase has product MQLSRKIKYYFRKRRKINILEKTYLNSNIRTVFDIEKNKLDFNPSTNPKVTIIIPFYNQLDYTWNCLNHLHTHLTDKISYEILLIDDNSSENCDLSEITGIRIIKNTENKGFLKNINIGIKSSLGEYIYILNNDTEVQKGFLEELFYVFESFPNVGAVGSKLINADGSLQEAGSVFMKDCTIHQIVRKKEVYYPQVNYIYKVDYCSGCSLLFKKQKDNGDLNLFDEYFAPAYFEETDFCFQIKHLQNKEVYYTPFSVVLHFNGVTYNAPKNIDTAKIKQKEELFKLNLEKFKNKWQPQINAIQATSVETRIEEIYHNKEVVFFCSIIPEHDQDSGSNRFKEIIQAFSRIGYSVSLIKKKTFLNDNKYIEFFQRLGVNVYYEHHKSIDIEKYLKKNNANATIAWFYNPDVFVEYYKVAKKCLKKAKLVYDMVDIHHLRYERALELDPKNISFKKKYTQYKKLETISAKEADLVVTISDFEKKYMNQFCDQKKMITISNIHDIKIQKEKTLPFEERKDILFIGSNHTPNIDALYYLYNEIMPIVWKEIPDLIVNIIGNVNKEITDINDPKFIFKGYVPNIEEYFLANKFMIAPLRYGAGVKGKIGQAFEYHLPLVTSPIGSEGMHLVHKKNALIANSNEEFAAAIIELYTNKQLWIELQNNSEQSLKPFSKEVLEQTLSLFNKTE; this is encoded by the coding sequence ATGCAATTATCACGAAAAATAAAATATTATTTTAGAAAACGTAGAAAAATTAATATTCTTGAAAAAACCTATTTAAATTCAAATATTAGGACGGTTTTTGATATCGAGAAAAACAAACTCGACTTTAATCCCTCTACAAATCCTAAAGTAACAATAATTATCCCATTTTACAATCAATTAGATTACACCTGGAATTGTCTAAACCATCTTCATACCCATTTAACAGACAAAATTAGTTATGAGATACTATTGATTGATGATAATAGTTCAGAAAATTGCGATCTTAGCGAAATAACTGGCATAAGAATAATAAAAAATACTGAAAACAAGGGATTCTTAAAGAACATAAATATTGGTATAAAATCATCATTAGGCGAATATATTTATATTTTAAATAATGATACTGAAGTTCAAAAAGGTTTTTTAGAAGAGCTTTTTTATGTTTTTGAAAGTTTTCCAAATGTTGGAGCAGTAGGATCAAAACTCATAAACGCAGATGGTTCGCTACAAGAAGCAGGATCAGTATTTATGAAAGATTGTACTATACATCAAATTGTAAGAAAAAAAGAAGTTTATTATCCGCAGGTCAACTATATCTATAAAGTAGATTATTGTTCTGGATGTAGTTTATTATTTAAAAAACAAAAAGATAACGGTGATTTAAATTTATTTGACGAATACTTTGCTCCTGCTTATTTCGAAGAAACAGATTTTTGCTTCCAAATAAAACATCTTCAAAATAAAGAAGTTTATTACACTCCTTTTTCCGTAGTATTACATTTTAACGGCGTGACTTATAATGCTCCTAAAAATATTGATACCGCTAAAATTAAACAAAAAGAAGAGCTATTTAAACTTAATCTAGAAAAATTTAAGAATAAATGGCAACCACAAATTAATGCCATTCAAGCAACCTCGGTTGAAACAAGAATTGAAGAAATTTACCATAACAAAGAAGTTGTTTTTTTCTGTAGTATAATTCCAGAACACGACCAAGATTCAGGTTCTAATAGATTCAAAGAAATAATTCAAGCATTTAGCAGAATAGGATATAGCGTATCATTAATAAAAAAGAAAACTTTTCTCAATGATAATAAATACATTGAATTTTTTCAAAGACTTGGAGTCAACGTCTACTATGAGCATCATAAATCCATTGATATTGAAAAATATCTAAAAAAGAATAATGCCAACGCAACAATTGCTTGGTTTTATAATCCAGATGTTTTTGTAGAATATTATAAAGTAGCTAAAAAATGCTTAAAAAAGGCAAAATTAGTGTATGATATGGTCGACATCCATCATCTGAGATATGAAAGAGCCCTCGAATTAGATCCCAAAAACATTTCATTCAAAAAAAAATATACCCAATACAAAAAATTAGAAACAATTTCGGCCAAAGAGGCTGATTTAGTAGTCACTATTTCAGACTTCGAAAAAAAGTATATGAATCAATTCTGTGATCAAAAAAAGATGATTACAATCTCTAACATTCACGACATAAAGATACAAAAAGAAAAAACTTTACCATTCGAAGAGAGAAAAGATATTCTCTTTATTGGTTCTAACCATACCCCTAACATTGATGCTTTATATTATTTATACAATGAAATAATGCCAATAGTATGGAAAGAAATACCAGATTTAATAGTAAATATTATTGGAAATGTAAACAAAGAAATAACTGATATTAACGATCCTAAATTTATTTTTAAAGGATATGTTCCCAATATTGAAGAATATTTCTTAGCAAATAAATTTATGATTGCACCTTTACGGTATGGCGCTGGAGTAAAAGGCAAAATTGGACAAGCCTTTGAATATCATCTTCCCTTAGTAACATCTCCAATAGGTTCAGAAGGAATGCATTTGGTGCACAAAAAAAATGCTCTAATTGCAAATTCAAATGAAGAATTTGCAGCAGCTATAATTGAATTATATACCAATAAACAACTATGGATTGAATTGCAAAACAATTCTGAACAAAGTTTAAAACCGTTCTCAAAAGAAGTGCTAGAGCAAACTCTTTCTCTTTTTAATAAAACTGAATAG
- a CDS encoding glycosyltransferase, protein MGLVQDIILYFKKKYLIKNQIDQSIPNFNLYSPSKKTIVFISKNTPTPDKDSGSNRLKEIIITYQELGFNCIICSKNAYRTDEYIQFFTNLGIIMYVESNQFENYFAFLKSIPKVDYVWFNGPNELRKNLKKINFNLPSSKTIYDMVDIHFLRYQRAIELDPTRISLRKKYLKYLEIETKFSKQVDYVIAISEIEKEIMSQYVNSNKIITISNIHYPKIKKEECFTFENRKDLLLIGSTHAPNIDSIHYLYNEIMPLVWKKLPDVKVIIIGNVIDKIGDIQDSNFIFKGYVPDIEPFFISSKMMIAPLRFGAGVKGKIGQAFEYHLPVITSSIGAEAMNLTDRKNVLIEDSSEGFASAIIELYTKKELWQKLQNQSEKNLEPFSIERVKNVIGQM, encoded by the coding sequence ATGGGATTAGTTCAGGATATCATTTTATATTTCAAAAAGAAATACTTGATTAAGAATCAGATAGACCAATCTATTCCTAACTTCAACTTATATAGCCCCTCGAAAAAGACTATAGTTTTTATCAGCAAAAACACCCCTACACCCGATAAAGATTCCGGTTCCAACCGACTCAAAGAAATAATAATTACCTATCAAGAATTAGGATTCAATTGCATCATTTGCTCGAAAAACGCCTATCGAACAGACGAATACATTCAATTTTTCACTAATTTAGGTATTATTATGTATGTAGAAAGCAATCAATTCGAAAATTATTTTGCTTTTTTAAAATCAATTCCAAAAGTGGATTATGTTTGGTTTAATGGCCCTAATGAATTAAGAAAAAATTTAAAAAAAATAAATTTTAATCTTCCATCATCTAAAACCATTTATGATATGGTCGATATTCATTTTTTGCGCTATCAAAGAGCCATTGAACTCGATCCAACCCGAATTTCACTCCGAAAAAAATACCTAAAATACCTTGAAATCGAAACAAAATTTTCAAAACAAGTAGATTATGTTATTGCCATTTCTGAAATCGAAAAAGAGATTATGTCGCAATATGTCAATTCAAATAAGATAATTACAATATCGAATATACATTATCCAAAAATTAAAAAAGAAGAATGTTTTACCTTCGAAAATAGGAAAGATTTACTTTTAATTGGTTCGACCCATGCCCCTAATATAGACTCGATCCATTACCTGTATAACGAAATTATGCCCCTGGTTTGGAAAAAATTACCCGATGTTAAAGTAATCATTATTGGGAACGTGATTGATAAAATTGGCGATATCCAAGATTCGAATTTTATTTTTAAAGGGTATGTTCCTGATATTGAACCTTTTTTTATCAGTTCCAAGATGATGATTGCTCCATTGCGCTTTGGTGCGGGAGTAAAAGGCAAAATTGGGCAAGCATTTGAATATCATTTACCCGTAATTACAAGTTCTATTGGCGCCGAAGCAATGAATTTGACCGATAGGAAAAATGTATTGATTGAAGATTCTAGTGAAGGGTTTGCTTCTGCCATTATAGAATTGTATACCAAAAAGGAATTATGGCAAAAACTACAAAATCAATCTGAAAAAAACTTGGAACCTTTTTCTATAGAGAGAGTAAAAAATGTGATTGGACAAATGTAA
- a CDS encoding glycosyltransferase family 2 protein translates to MTNPSCTLVTPTYNWPEALELLLLSLLRQTVMPNEVIIADDGSREETKKLITDFQKKFPIPLIHIWHEDLKNRKPTIMNKAIAKAKYDYIIEIDGDIIMNPHFVEDHLTFAEKGHYLYGSRVNIKEKILPELFSKKILDFNLFSKGIKKRGRTIRFPFLMNFVKSVDQRSRKLRGCNMSFWKEDFIKINGFNENLVGWGIDDSEMIQRMHNMGIKGKRLKFSGIAYHIYHKEQSKSHLEINNEIERQTTENKLTFIDKGINQYL, encoded by the coding sequence ATGACTAATCCTAGTTGTACATTAGTAACTCCTACCTATAATTGGCCCGAAGCGCTAGAACTATTATTATTAAGTCTTTTGAGACAAACTGTTATGCCTAACGAAGTAATCATTGCTGATGATGGTTCTAGAGAAGAAACAAAAAAATTAATTACCGATTTCCAAAAAAAATTCCCAATTCCTTTGATTCATATTTGGCACGAAGACCTAAAAAACAGGAAACCAACCATTATGAATAAAGCCATTGCGAAAGCAAAATATGACTATATTATTGAAATTGATGGTGACATCATAATGAACCCACATTTTGTTGAAGACCATCTCACTTTTGCCGAAAAAGGGCATTATTTGTATGGTTCACGAGTGAATATTAAAGAGAAAATACTACCAGAACTATTTTCAAAAAAAATCTTGGACTTCAATTTATTTTCCAAAGGAATCAAGAAAAGAGGGCGAACCATTCGATTTCCTTTTCTGATGAATTTTGTTAAAAGTGTAGACCAACGTTCTAGAAAACTAAGAGGCTGTAATATGTCCTTTTGGAAGGAGGATTTTATAAAAATCAACGGATTTAATGAAAATTTGGTGGGCTGGGGCATCGACGATTCCGAAATGATTCAACGGATGCACAACATGGGGATTAAAGGAAAAAGATTGAAATTTTCTGGAATTGCCTATCACATTTACCACAAGGAACAATCCAAAAGCCATCTCGAAATCAATAACGAAATTGAAAGACAAACTACCGAAAATAAACTGACTTTCATCGATAAAGGAATCAATCAATACCTATGA
- a CDS encoding CCA tRNA nucleotidyltransferase, which produces MSIKTSYKSALNNKIFEVISQASQELNLESYVIGGFVRDLLLERDFKKDIDVVAVGSGIELALKVSDLLPNKPKVQVFKTYGTAMLRFEDTEIEFVGARKESYHFESRNPVVENGTLEDDQNRRDFTINALALSLNKDNFGELSDPFNGLDDLKNKIIKTPLDPDITFSDDPLRMLRGIRFATQLGFEIEEASFQSITKNAERIKIISGERIVDELNKILSTDKPSVGFLLLYKTGLLDIILPELTALNQVEEIEGQTHKNNFYHTLEVVDNICPNTDDVWLRWAALLHDIGKAPTKRFNKKQGWSFHGHEFLGGKMAKKIFERLRMPLNHKMKFVQKMVMMSSRPIVLSQDLVTDSAVRRLVFDAGEDVESLMTLCEADITTKNPNKFKKYHQNFEIVRKKIVEVEERDQVRNFQPPISGEEIMAIFNLQPSREIGVLKEAVKEAILEGEIPNEYQAAYDFVLKRGAKLGLTKV; this is translated from the coding sequence ATGAGCATTAAAACTTCCTATAAATCAGCCTTAAATAATAAAATATTCGAAGTTATTTCGCAAGCTTCTCAAGAACTCAATCTTGAAAGTTACGTGATTGGTGGCTTCGTGAGAGATTTACTCTTGGAAAGAGACTTCAAGAAAGACATCGATGTGGTTGCCGTTGGCAGTGGCATTGAATTGGCTTTAAAAGTTTCGGACTTATTGCCCAACAAACCCAAAGTTCAAGTTTTTAAAACTTATGGAACGGCGATGTTGCGCTTTGAAGATACCGAAATCGAATTTGTAGGCGCTCGAAAAGAATCGTATCATTTTGAAAGCCGAAATCCTGTTGTTGAAAATGGAACACTCGAAGACGACCAAAACCGACGTGACTTTACTATCAATGCCTTGGCTTTATCCTTAAACAAGGATAATTTCGGAGAACTGTCCGACCCCTTCAATGGATTAGACGATTTGAAAAACAAAATCATCAAAACGCCACTCGATCCCGACATTACTTTCTCAGACGATCCTTTGCGAATGCTCAGAGGAATTCGTTTTGCCACCCAATTGGGTTTTGAAATTGAAGAAGCATCTTTTCAATCTATAACCAAAAATGCAGAACGGATTAAAATCATATCAGGCGAACGCATAGTCGATGAATTGAATAAAATTCTTTCGACCGACAAGCCTTCTGTTGGCTTTTTATTGCTTTACAAAACAGGACTTTTAGATATTATTCTTCCTGAATTAACCGCTTTGAACCAAGTAGAGGAAATTGAAGGTCAAACCCATAAAAATAATTTTTACCACACTTTGGAAGTGGTTGATAATATTTGTCCTAATACAGACGATGTTTGGTTGCGTTGGGCAGCCCTGTTACACGATATTGGTAAAGCGCCAACCAAACGTTTCAACAAAAAACAAGGCTGGTCGTTTCACGGACACGAATTTTTGGGTGGAAAAATGGCTAAAAAAATTTTCGAAAGATTACGAATGCCGCTAAACCACAAAATGAAGTTTGTACAAAAAATGGTGATGATGAGCTCGCGACCTATTGTACTTTCGCAAGATTTGGTAACGGATTCTGCGGTGCGTCGATTGGTTTTTGATGCTGGCGAAGATGTAGAAAGCTTAATGACGTTGTGCGAGGCCGATATTACGACCAAAAACCCCAATAAATTCAAGAAATACCACCAAAATTTTGAGATTGTTCGCAAGAAAATTGTGGAAGTAGAAGAACGCGATCAGGTTCGCAATTTTCAACCGCCCATTTCAGGCGAGGAGATTATGGCGATTTTCAACTTGCAACCTTCCCGTGAAATTGGAGTTTTGAAAGAAGCCGTGAAAGAGGCTATTTTGGAAGGCGAAATTCCAAACGAATATCAAGCCGCTTATGATTTCGTTTTGAAGCGAGGAGCAAAATTAGGATTGACGAAAGTTTAA